From the genome of Thermodesulforhabdaceae bacterium:
CAGTTATACAAAGATTACCGCTCCAATTTCGGGTCGCATTGGTAAATCAAATGTCACAGAAGGTGCTATAGTAACCGCTTATCAGCAGACGCCTCTGACGATTATTCAACAACTCGATCCAGTATATGTTGATGTTAATCAATCTACCACCGAACTTCAGCAACTTAAGAAAAAGCTCGAAGAGGGACGTCTAAAGTATGGAGGACAGAAAAACACTAAAGTGAAGATCGTTCTTGAAGATGGAACAGTTTATTCTCATTCAGGAGATTTGCAATTTCGGGATGTGACGGTTGATCCCACTACCAGCTCTGTTACTGTCAGGATTGTTGTTTCAAATCCTGATAATACACTTCTTCCAGGCATGTATGTTCGTGCTCTTGTTCAGGAAGGCGTTAACGAACAGGCTATCCTTGTGCCTCAGGAATCTGTTCAGAGAGATCGCAAAAGCAATCCCTTTGTGTTGATCGTCAATCAGGAGCATAAAGTTGAAGTTCGTCCCGTGGTGCTTGATCGAGCAATAGGCGATAAATGGCTCGTTACTTCGGGGCTTTCTCCCGGGGATCACGTAATTGTGGAAGGCATAGTCAAGGTTCGACCAGGTATGACGGTCAAGGAAGTGCCTTTCGCCAGAGAGAGGACATCAGCATCCCAACAACCTGCATCATCTCAGGCTCAATAAGGGGAGGGGTTAAATGCTTTCCAAGTTTTTTCTCGATCGGCCGGTTTTTGCCTGGGTTATTGCTATTTTTATGATGCTTGGAGGTGCCCTCGCTATCTATCTCATGCCGGTTTCTCAGTATCCCAACCTGGCTCCACCTTCCATTTATATAATGGCGACTTACCCCGGAGCATCAGCAGAAACCGTTGAAAGCACGGTCACTCAGATTATAGAGCAGAAAATGACCGGTCTGGACAATCTAATCTACATGTCCGCAACAAGCGATTCCTCCGGTACGTCTCGAATAGAACTTACCTTTGCTCCCGGAACCGATCCTGACCTTGCTTGGGCTAAGGTGCAAAATAAACTTCAGCTTGCTATGGCGAGCCTCCCTTCTGTGGTTCAGGAAATGGGCATCACTGTGGGTAAAGCTACCAGAAACTTTCTAATGATTGTGGGACTCATTTCCGAAGATGGAAGTATGGATGGGAGTGATCTTAGGGACTATGCTCAGTCGAACCTTGAAAAGGTGCTGGCGCGTATACCCGGTGTTGGTGAAGTGCAAAATTTCGGCACTCAGTACGCCATGCGAATTTGGCTAGATCCCGATAAGCTCATAAGTTATCATCTTACCGTTGATGATGTAGTTCAAGCTCTAAGGAGTTACAATGTAGAGATTTCCGCAGGGCAGTTTGGTGGTGCGCCTGCTGTGCCCGGTCAGCGGTTAAATGCTTCCATCATCGTTCAGCATTTTCTAAGAACCCCTGATGAATTTGCCGCCATACCAGTTCGGATTAATACTGATGGTTCTATTATTCGAGTAAGTGATCTCGGGCGAGTTGAACTCGGGACGGAATCTTACGATGTGCAGTTTTTTTATAATGGAAAGCCAGGAGCCGCCATGGGTATTCGACTCATGGCTGGAGCAAATGCTCTCGACACCGCCGATCGTATAAAGCAAAAGCTAGACGAATTAAAACCCTTTTTCCCATCAGGAATGAAAGTTGTTTACCCCTTTGATACCACACCCTTTACTAGGGTAGCCATAAAGGAAGTGGTCAAAACTCTATTCGAAGCGGTCATTCTCGTATTTTTGATCATGTGGGTTTTTCTGGGAAGTTTTCGAGCGACCATTATCCCAACCGTGGCTGTTCCCGTGGTGCTTCTTGGCACCTTTGGCATACTTGCTCTTGCAGGTTTTTCTATTAATATGCTCACCATGTTTGCCACCGTCCTTGCTATTGGGCTTCTGGTGGACGATGCCATTGTTGTTGTGGAAAACGTTGAGCGAATTATGGAAGAAGAAGGACTTCCGCCCAAAGAAGCCACTGCAAAGTCTATGGAACAAATCACCAGTGCCCTTATTGGCATTGGGCTTGTGCTTTCGGCTGTTTTTGGTCCTATGGCTTTTTTCCCTGGGTCAACCGGTATCCTTTACCGCCAGTTTGCTGTAACCATTATTTCTGCTATGCTTCTTTCGGTTATCGTGGCTCTAATTCTCACTCCAGTTCTCTGTGCCACTTTTCTAAAACCACCCACGCCCGGCGTTAAGCCTGGTGAAAATGCTATCCCAATTCTGAGACCTTTCTTCAGGCTTTTTAATAAAGGCTTTTCGAGAGCAAGGCGATTTTATGTGGAAACCGTGGGGCGATCTTTTACGAGAGTCGCTAGATATATCGCGGTGTATCTCCTTATTATTGTAACTGTTGGATTTTTGCTGATGCGTCTTCCGACAGCCTATCTCCCAGAAGAAGATCAAGGAATTTTGTTAACTCAGGTTATCCTTCCGTCCGGATCCACTTTAGAACAAACCCAACAGGTGCTTGATCGTGTTCGCGATTATTTCCTTACCAAGGAAAGCGATGCCGTTGAATCCTGTGGAACTCTTGCCGGTTTTAGTTATTCCGGACGTTCTCAAAATAACGGTCTTGTATTCGTGAAGCTAAAAGACTGGCATCTCAGAGACAAGCAGGATTTGAAAGTTTGGGCTATCGCCAGACGAGCAATGATGGCTTTTTCGTCTATCAAGCAGGGAATGGTATTTGTCTTTCCTCCACCTTCTATCATAGAACTCGGAAACGCCACCGGTTTTGATTTTCAGTTGCTCGATTTTGGTGGTATGGGTCATGCAGCCCTTATGGAAGCCAGAAATGAGCTACTTGCTATGGCGGCCAACGATCCAAGGCTTGCTCGAGTGCGCCATAACGGTATGGACGATGTTCCTCAGTATAAGATTGATGTGGATTGGGAAAAAGCGGGCGCATTGGGCATACCTATTTCGTCTATTCATCAGACGATTTCCGCCATGTTTGGTGGTGCCTATGTGAACGACTTTGTTCATGCCGAGCGAGTAAAGCGAGTTTACGTTCAGGCTGATGCGCCATATCGAATGCTTCCGAAGGATCTCGATAAAATCTATGTAAGAAACAAAGAAGGCAAAATGGTGCCCTTTTCGGCTTTCGCTACGGGATACTGGACATACGGTTCCCCAAGACTTGAACGTTACAACGGCTTTCCTTCCATAAATATCTGGGGAGAACCGGCTCCTGGAAGGAGTACTGGAGAAGCTATGAAAGCCATGGAAGAGTTGATCCAGAAGCTTCCCAAAGGTTTTGGATTTGACTGGACAGGGCTTTCATACCAGGAACGGATGTCGACTTCCCAAGCTCCCATCCTTTACACTTTTTCGGTCATCGTTATCTTCCTTTGCGTTGCTGCTCTCTTTGAAAGCTGGACTATACCCTTTGTTAATATGCTTATGTTCCCATTAGGCGTCTTTGGCGCTTTACTGGCGACCTATCTCCGGGGGCTTCCAAACGACGTTTATTTTCAGATAGGTTTTTTGACTACTCTTGGTCTTTCTACCAAAAACGCTATCCTTATCATCCAGTTCATTCAGCATGCTATGAAAACTCAAGGTATGGGATTTGTAGATGCTACTCTTAGTGCAGTTCGGATAAGGTTTAGGCCCGTTTTAATGACATCGTTTGCTTTCTTCTTTGGCACTCTTCCTTTAGCTTTAACATCCGGTGCTGGAGCAGGCTCTATGAATGCTATAGGAACTGCTGTCACAGGTGGGATGCTTTCGGCAACTTTCATCGATCTATTTTACATTCCTCTTTTCTTCGTTCTGGTATCGCGACTGTTTAGAAAAAACAATAAGGAAGGATCATCACCTGACTCTCCTGGAACAGGTAAAGTCTCATCTCTCCTTGTCATGATAGGTGTTGTAACTGTTTTACTAGCGGGATGTTCTTTAATTCCTAAGTATGATCGTCCCGAATCTCCTGTTCCTAAGACGTGGCCTAAAGCGGAGAAAGATTCAAGGTTAACAGAAGGAACAGATACTAGCTTATCTCAGGAACAGGAAAAGGCTCCACCCGATATTTCCTGGAAAAACTTTTTCATCGATGAACGTCTTCAAAAACTTATAGAACTTGCTTTGGCGAATAACCGAGATCTAAAGCTAGCTGTTATGAACGTTGAACGGGCTCGAGCTCTTTACGGGATTCAGCGAACGGAGCTTTATCCTTCTGTAAGTGGTTCAGCTAGTGCCAGCATTCAAAGAACGGCTGCAAAGCTTTCCATGAGTGGTGAGCCTAAAATAGAAGAAAAATACAGTTTGAATCTTGGGATAGCTTCCTGGGAACTGGATTTCTTCGGGCGTATTCGTAGCCTTGAAAAGGCAGCTCTGGAAGACTACTTTGCAACCGAAGAAGCTCGAAGAAGCGCTCAGATTTCTTTAATCTCCTCTCTTGCTCAGGCTTATTATACTCTTGCTGCTGATCGGGAAGCTCTGGCTCTTGCCAGGTCAACGTTGAAAACTCAGGAGGAAACCTATCGTCTTATCGAACGTCGTTTTTCGGTAGGGCTTGCAACCGAGATAGACAGACGTAGAGCTGAGACTCAGGTGGAAACCGCAAAAGCTGAAGTAGCAAGGCTCACACGGCAGGTGGCTCAGGATGAAAACGCTTTGCAACTTCTAGTGGGAACTTCGATCCAGAAAGAACTTTTTCCTGACAGTGAATCACAAATCAAACCACCAGGGGATGTCTCGCCCGGGCTTTCATCGGAAGTGCTCTTACGCCGGCCTGATATTCTCGCTGCAGAACACCAGCTCAAAGCTGCTTATGCTAACCTTGGTGCGGCTAGAGCAGCTCTCTTTCCCAGGATTTCTCTTACCACATCGGTCGGCACGGCGAGCAGTGAACTGACGGGACTTTTTGCGGGGGGATCCTGGACGTGGAATTTTGCTAACAATCTGGTGACCCCGATCTTTGATGCTAGAGCCTGGGCGGCTCTGCGACTAACCAAGGTCGATCGCGAAATTGCAATTACACAGTATGAGCGGGCGATTCAGCGTGCGTTCAAGGAAGTGGCTGATGAACTAGCTGTAAAGGCAACAGTGGACGACCAGATTAAAGCTCAGGAAGCTCTTGTTGAGGCTTTGAGGGAGACCCACCGTTTGGCTTTAATAAGGTATGAAAAAGGCATTGATAACTACCTGAGCGTTCTCGATGCTCAGCGATCTCTTTACGCTGCTGAACAGCAACTTATTTCACTTCGTCTTGCTCGAAGTGCCAATAGAGTAAGGCTTTATGCAGTGCTTGGGGGAGGAGCGATTCCCTAGAAGAAGATTTAAACTTAGCCTGGGTGAGAGATTATGGCTGATGCGAGTGATTATACAGGAATAAGACTGTGGATAGTTACCGGCCGTGAGAAAGTAGTTGAAGAATCTGAAGAAGAGCAGAAAAGGCAACTTATTGGAAATGTGCTTCATAAGGCTATAGAACTTTTGCTTAAATATGCTCCTTACAACAGTGAAAATCTGGTGGATTTTGCCGAGCGGAGCATTCAGGCTGCCTGGGCGATTCTTAGCCGGGATCGTGAAGTGCCGGATTATACCGAAAAAGAAAGCCTGGAAATTCAACAGGAAGCAAAAGAAATTCTGGAAAAAGCTCTGTCCCATGAGGAAATTTCTAACCTTTTACGGGATGGAGAAGATGACACCACAGTTCGATCGGAAGTGGAAATTATCGATGAAAGAAGTCGAACTTTCCGAATCGACCTTATGAGAATAAAACCTTCCTTGAAGTCGATAGAAGTAGTTGATTTCAAAACTCATAGAATAGATCCCGAAAAAACCAGAAACCAGCTTACTCAATATGTAAGAATAGTGAAACGGGCTTTTGGTCCTTCGTGGGAAGTTAAAGGAATTGTTGCTTACCTGGATCCGCCTAAAGTTGAGGAGGTTTTGTGAGAATAGTTCGGTTTATACCTCCGGAACGAGTCTTTCTTAAAAGTCTTGCAGATGCATACCTTTCAGAAATTGGGGAAAAAGGCCTTGAAGGTTTATGGGATACGAGACAAGAGTTTATTTTTATTTTCCCTTCCCGTAGAGCCGGCTTGTATTTTAGGTATTACTTGGGTTGCGAAAATACAAATATTGTTCTCCCTAGGATTTATGCACTTGAAGATCTTATAGACGAACTCGCTACATGGCATGACCCGAAGCCCAGAATTAGCTTCTTTGATCAAATATGGGAACTCTATCAGGTCGTTAGAAAAAAACTGAAAGTAATTCCGCAAACAGAAAGTTTCGAGCGGTTTATTCCCTGGGGTGTGCGACTGGTTAGTGCTTTTGAGGAAGTTGAGCGGGAAGGAGTGGAGCTACCTGAATCTGTTGTAACTCCCGATGGTCATCCGATTTTGCAAGAAATGCCCCTGGGTGCGATCTGGAAAGCCTGGAAGGAAAGAATTTCTGGAATGGGGAAGGTCACCCTGGGCATGCTCTACCGAATCTGTATAGAAAAATGGCAAGATGGGAACCTACCCGAATTTATACAAAAAGCTAATGTTAACTTTGCTGGTTTTATAAGATTTGGAACCGCTGAAAAGGCTTTTCTTAAGGCGCTTAAAGGCGACGTTACTTCATGGATTGAAGCCAACCCGGCAGATGTGCCTGACGGGACAAAAAAAATTCTTAAGGAACTGATGTTTTCTTTTCACGAGCCCGAAGAACCTATTGATTCGAACAATAAATTACCAGAAATTTGCTTTTATGAAGTTCCGGACCGCCATCATGCTCTGGAAAAGATTACCGACCTTATAGAAACTTCTGTTGATAGCAGACCGGATAAGATTGCCGTTATAGTGCCTGATGATGGAATTCTTTTGCCACTTATTTACGAACTTCAGGGAATTCAATCCCCAATAGATGTTAACGTTACGATGGGTTATCCGTTGCGTAGAAGCCTTGCGGCTTCCTTTGTTTTAAGCTGGTTAGAACTGCTCATGTCCAGAACTGACGATGGGCGATTCCACATGCCGTCTTTTATCCACCTGCTCCGCCATCCCTATACTAAAATGCTTGTCAGTAGAAAAACTTCGTCTGAAGCTAGCCGGTCAGGTCTTTCGTCTATTGAATCTCTTTTGCAGGATGCGGGATCGGCTTACATGAGTTTTGATGAAATTGAGAATCTTCTTAAAAACACTCCCGAAGATGATCAAGCTGCCTTTGACATTTTTGTAATAATCAGAGAACTGTTTGCTTCGGATCTCTTGTCCCGGTCGCCACTAACAATCAGAGACGTTTTTGAAGTGACCGCTAAGGCTTTAGAAGAAATTTCTTCGCCTGGTGAACTACTTGAAAACGATCCTGGTAAGTTTGGAGGATACAAAGTCCTCCTAGAGCAGTCATTTTGCAGGGAATTTATCGAAGAAATTATAAAACCTGTGGAGAAATCTTCCTGGTCTTCCGAGCCTATTGAAAATATTTCTACTGCCTACAGGCTATTAAAGGAAACCGTGAATGTTATCAGAATTCCCTTTTCGGGAAG
Proteins encoded in this window:
- a CDS encoding PD-(D/E)XK nuclease family protein, which produces MRIVRFIPPERVFLKSLADAYLSEIGEKGLEGLWDTRQEFIFIFPSRRAGLYFRYYLGCENTNIVLPRIYALEDLIDELATWHDPKPRISFFDQIWELYQVVRKKLKVIPQTESFERFIPWGVRLVSAFEEVEREGVELPESVVTPDGHPILQEMPLGAIWKAWKERISGMGKVTLGMLYRICIEKWQDGNLPEFIQKANVNFAGFIRFGTAEKAFLKALKGDVTSWIEANPADVPDGTKKILKELMFSFHEPEEPIDSNNKLPEICFYEVPDRHHALEKITDLIETSVDSRPDKIAVIVPDDGILLPLIYELQGIQSPIDVNVTMGYPLRRSLAASFVLSWLELLMSRTDDGRFHMPSFIHLLRHPYTKMLVSRKTSSEASRSGLSSIESLLQDAGSAYMSFDEIENLLKNTPEDDQAAFDIFVIIRELFASDLLSRSPLTIRDVFEVTAKALEEISSPGELLENDPGKFGGYKVLLEQSFCREFIEEIIKPVEKSSWSSEPIENISTAYRLLKETVNVIRIPFSGSPLRGLQVLGFIESNLLSFDEVFILDANEGILPPRRSFNPVLPELLKKQVGLSTAEVESFLHRHLFMRLIRAAKKVHIFYTAMSSSQRSVSRSPLESGAIRSRFVEELIWKFNKQKNSLDESVIPIPVVIPQRVLKRPDRIEKNNSFDKRIKELLGAKLSASFFNTYLKCPVMFFYSYALGIKGYSGEIEEGLEGRGYAELGIIIHKTLEQYFSNIMKARDENGIKINPGEIVEIFSNAFRDSSLSKRLGQERRFFIRETSVYRLTKYLEWLRDEWQPFNVIKLEQEFSCKKDTNLSGIASVSLEGRIDMIALRNNDELWIVDYKTGSPPEPKFSRDDLRNFVESEIDLSYSEKLVQAREYIEDIQLPFYGFLIKQSGFIEEIQREIKAVKACYHALGAGKSDDYQIEMKENILEISQVFDDFLGFLLDHIVNSEAFFATNDLDTCNRCDYAKICSCSLV
- a CDS encoding PD-(D/E)XK nuclease family protein, encoding MADASDYTGIRLWIVTGREKVVEESEEEQKRQLIGNVLHKAIELLLKYAPYNSENLVDFAERSIQAAWAILSRDREVPDYTEKESLEIQQEAKEILEKALSHEEISNLLRDGEDDTTVRSEVEIIDERSRTFRIDLMRIKPSLKSIEVVDFKTHRIDPEKTRNQLTQYVRIVKRAFGPSWEVKGIVAYLDPPKVEEVL
- a CDS encoding efflux RND transporter periplasmic adaptor subunit → MSRKCFFAVVLIFVVAFSSSCGKQAQSQGQAQVPEVSTIEVSTESVELVTELPGRVSAFRIAEIRPQVSGLILKRYFVEGSNVKAGQLLYQIDPAPFEAALNNAKAALGKAEAQIPAIKLKVERFKELLAEKAVSQQDYDDASAALKQAMAEVEYWKASVRSAQINLSYTKITAPISGRIGKSNVTEGAIVTAYQQTPLTIIQQLDPVYVDVNQSTTELQQLKKKLEEGRLKYGGQKNTKVKIVLEDGTVYSHSGDLQFRDVTVDPTTSSVTVRIVVSNPDNTLLPGMYVRALVQEGVNEQAILVPQESVQRDRKSNPFVLIVNQEHKVEVRPVVLDRAIGDKWLVTSGLSPGDHVIVEGIVKVRPGMTVKEVPFARERTSASQQPASSQAQ
- a CDS encoding efflux RND transporter permease subunit codes for the protein MLSKFFLDRPVFAWVIAIFMMLGGALAIYLMPVSQYPNLAPPSIYIMATYPGASAETVESTVTQIIEQKMTGLDNLIYMSATSDSSGTSRIELTFAPGTDPDLAWAKVQNKLQLAMASLPSVVQEMGITVGKATRNFLMIVGLISEDGSMDGSDLRDYAQSNLEKVLARIPGVGEVQNFGTQYAMRIWLDPDKLISYHLTVDDVVQALRSYNVEISAGQFGGAPAVPGQRLNASIIVQHFLRTPDEFAAIPVRINTDGSIIRVSDLGRVELGTESYDVQFFYNGKPGAAMGIRLMAGANALDTADRIKQKLDELKPFFPSGMKVVYPFDTTPFTRVAIKEVVKTLFEAVILVFLIMWVFLGSFRATIIPTVAVPVVLLGTFGILALAGFSINMLTMFATVLAIGLLVDDAIVVVENVERIMEEEGLPPKEATAKSMEQITSALIGIGLVLSAVFGPMAFFPGSTGILYRQFAVTIISAMLLSVIVALILTPVLCATFLKPPTPGVKPGENAIPILRPFFRLFNKGFSRARRFYVETVGRSFTRVARYIAVYLLIIVTVGFLLMRLPTAYLPEEDQGILLTQVILPSGSTLEQTQQVLDRVRDYFLTKESDAVESCGTLAGFSYSGRSQNNGLVFVKLKDWHLRDKQDLKVWAIARRAMMAFSSIKQGMVFVFPPPSIIELGNATGFDFQLLDFGGMGHAALMEARNELLAMAANDPRLARVRHNGMDDVPQYKIDVDWEKAGALGIPISSIHQTISAMFGGAYVNDFVHAERVKRVYVQADAPYRMLPKDLDKIYVRNKEGKMVPFSAFATGYWTYGSPRLERYNGFPSINIWGEPAPGRSTGEAMKAMEELIQKLPKGFGFDWTGLSYQERMSTSQAPILYTFSVIVIFLCVAALFESWTIPFVNMLMFPLGVFGALLATYLRGLPNDVYFQIGFLTTLGLSTKNAILIIQFIQHAMKTQGMGFVDATLSAVRIRFRPVLMTSFAFFFGTLPLALTSGAGAGSMNAIGTAVTGGMLSATFIDLFYIPLFFVLVSRLFRKNNKEGSSPDSPGTGKVSSLLVMIGVVTVLLAGCSLIPKYDRPESPVPKTWPKAEKDSRLTEGTDTSLSQEQEKAPPDISWKNFFIDERLQKLIELALANNRDLKLAVMNVERARALYGIQRTELYPSVSGSASASIQRTAAKLSMSGEPKIEEKYSLNLGIASWELDFFGRIRSLEKAALEDYFATEEARRSAQISLISSLAQAYYTLAADREALALARSTLKTQEETYRLIERRFSVGLATEIDRRRAETQVETAKAEVARLTRQVAQDENALQLLVGTSIQKELFPDSESQIKPPGDVSPGLSSEVLLRRPDILAAEHQLKAAYANLGAARAALFPRISLTTSVGTASSELTGLFAGGSWTWNFANNLVTPIFDARAWAALRLTKVDREIAITQYERAIQRAFKEVADELAVKATVDDQIKAQEALVEALRETHRLALIRYEKGIDNYLSVLDAQRSLYAAEQQLISLRLARSANRVRLYAVLGGGAIP